One Sinorhizobium sp. BG8 DNA window includes the following coding sequences:
- a CDS encoding carbonic anhydrase translates to MSDTKTSKVHSEVLSANETYVASFGDKKDLALPPARGFAILTCMDARLDPAKYAGLSEGDAHVIRNAGGRASDDAIRSLVISHKLLGTKEWFVIHHTDCGMELFSDEVIGDLLADSLETASFDGEAWSNPKHGGGCVHGRFLKWHTFKNNEASVVDDVRCIREHPLVAAHIPIYGYIYDVRTGRLNEVSDATEAGRPKSR, encoded by the coding sequence ATGAGCGATACCAAGACGTCGAAAGTCCACAGTGAAGTTCTCTCTGCAAACGAAACCTATGTGGCCTCGTTCGGAGACAAGAAGGATCTCGCACTTCCGCCGGCGCGCGGCTTCGCTATCCTGACCTGCATGGATGCCCGCCTCGACCCCGCGAAGTATGCAGGGCTCTCGGAAGGCGATGCTCATGTGATCCGCAATGCTGGCGGCAGGGCGAGTGATGATGCAATCCGGTCCCTTGTCATTTCGCACAAGCTTTTGGGCACGAAAGAATGGTTCGTGATCCATCATACGGATTGCGGGATGGAACTGTTTTCGGACGAGGTGATCGGTGATCTCCTGGCTGACAGCCTCGAGACGGCAAGCTTCGATGGAGAGGCATGGTCAAACCCCAAGCATGGCGGCGGCTGTGTGCATGGTAGGTTTCTGAAGTGGCATACGTTCAAGAACAACGAGGCAAGCGTTGTCGATGACGTACGCTGCATCCGCGAGCATCCCCTCGTGGCAGCTCACATTCCTATTTATGGCTATATCTATGATGTGCGAACCGGCCGGCTGAACGAAGTCTCTGATGCGACGGAAGCTGGGCGGCCCAAAAGCCGATAG
- a CDS encoding acyl-CoA dehydrogenase family protein, whose translation MTFAYRENIQALRPDLLEKYGPVFRRIADGTLERERQRILPREQIAWLKEAGFPAVRVPREEGGDGGSIVDLAALLIALAEADPNIPQALRGHVVFSEDRLFADPGPERDVWLKRFADGEIAGNAWTEIGTIGLWQTATSVKKDGDALRLDGRKFYTTGSIFADWIDVLARREDGADVLALVRKNSEGVKVSDDWDGFGQRTTGSGEAVFQSVLVEPQNVLLYEERVPYQHALYQLVLLASLAGIGRAIVRDTAEQIRNRTRVYSTGAGPSDRQDPQIQQVVGQLAGLAYATESSTLRAAAAIQRVFEAKAAGPDAVKAANDTAHVEVYSAQIIVTEFTQRAGSLLFNALSASAARESHALDRHWRNARTISSHNPVINKERIVGDWHINGTAPPINWSIGVPLATQGTGETAAAAQ comes from the coding sequence ATGACCTTCGCCTATAGGGAAAACATCCAGGCTCTTCGGCCGGACCTTCTGGAAAAATATGGTCCGGTCTTTCGCCGGATCGCCGATGGCACGCTGGAACGTGAGCGTCAGCGTATCCTGCCGCGCGAACAGATAGCGTGGCTGAAGGAGGCAGGATTTCCCGCAGTCCGAGTTCCGCGGGAAGAGGGCGGGGACGGCGGCTCGATCGTCGATCTGGCGGCGCTGCTGATCGCGCTTGCCGAAGCCGACCCCAACATTCCCCAGGCCCTGCGCGGCCATGTCGTCTTTTCCGAAGACCGGTTGTTTGCCGATCCCGGTCCGGAACGCGACGTCTGGCTGAAGCGGTTTGCCGATGGTGAGATCGCTGGCAATGCCTGGACGGAGATCGGCACGATCGGTCTTTGGCAGACGGCGACAAGCGTTAAAAAGGACGGCGATGCGCTACGCCTCGACGGTCGCAAATTCTATACGACAGGCAGCATATTCGCAGACTGGATCGATGTGCTGGCGCGCCGGGAAGATGGCGCAGACGTCCTTGCGTTGGTGCGAAAAAACTCCGAGGGCGTGAAGGTCAGCGACGATTGGGATGGTTTCGGCCAGCGCACGACGGGCAGTGGCGAAGCGGTATTCCAATCGGTTCTTGTCGAGCCACAGAACGTCCTTCTCTACGAGGAGCGCGTTCCCTATCAACATGCGCTTTACCAGCTCGTTCTCCTGGCAAGCCTTGCAGGCATCGGCCGCGCCATCGTGCGCGACACGGCCGAACAGATACGCAACCGCACGCGTGTCTATAGTACCGGTGCCGGCCCTTCCGACCGGCAGGACCCCCAGATCCAACAGGTCGTGGGTCAGCTGGCGGGCCTCGCCTATGCGACGGAATCGAGCACTTTGCGTGCTGCCGCCGCTATCCAGCGGGTCTTCGAGGCGAAGGCTGCCGGCCCGGATGCCGTGAAGGCCGCAAACGATACCGCCCATGTCGAGGTCTATTCCGCACAGATCATCGTTACGGAATTCACCCAGCGCGCCGGCAGCTTGCTGTTCAACGCGCTCAGCGCTTCGGCTGCCCGCGAAAGCCATGCACTTGATCGTCACTGGCGCAATGCCCGGACCATTTCGTCGCATAATCCGGTGATCAACAAGGAACGGATTGTCGGTGACTGGCACATCAACGGCACGGCGCCTCCGATCAACTGGTCGATCGGTGTGCCGTTGGCGACGCAGGGCACCGGGGAGACTGCCGCGGCAGCGCAGTAG
- a CDS encoding ABC transporter ATP-binding protein — translation MTDQTTAGFLEVRNVEALYGQAILAVRDVSLKIEEGSIVALLGANGAGKTTTLKAISNLLGPARGRVSKGDIRWREESISNLSASKLVARGIVQVLEGRHVFPQLTVEENILSGGFVGRPSRKALNDSLEQIYTWFPRLQQKRKTKAGLTSGGEQQMVAIGRALMTKPKLVLLDEPSMGLAPIIVQEIFEIVRTLNKESGVSFLLAEQNANLALKYADYGYILETGRVALSGTAEELRARDDVHDFYLGGAKSAVPH, via the coding sequence ATGACTGACCAGACGACAGCCGGATTCCTCGAGGTCCGCAATGTGGAAGCCCTCTATGGACAGGCGATCCTGGCCGTCAGGGATGTGTCGCTCAAGATCGAGGAGGGCAGCATTGTTGCCCTCCTCGGCGCCAATGGCGCGGGCAAGACGACCACGCTGAAGGCGATTTCCAATTTGCTCGGTCCGGCGCGCGGCCGCGTTAGCAAGGGCGATATCCGGTGGCGCGAGGAATCGATCAGCAATCTTTCCGCTTCCAAACTTGTTGCCCGCGGCATCGTGCAGGTGTTGGAGGGACGTCACGTCTTTCCGCAACTGACCGTGGAGGAGAACATCCTCTCAGGTGGGTTCGTCGGCAGGCCTTCACGCAAGGCCCTGAACGACAGCCTTGAACAGATCTACACCTGGTTTCCGCGCCTGCAGCAGAAGCGCAAGACCAAGGCCGGCCTCACCTCCGGCGGTGAACAGCAGATGGTGGCGATCGGGCGCGCATTGATGACGAAGCCCAAGCTCGTCCTGCTCGATGAACCCTCGATGGGGCTTGCTCCGATCATCGTGCAGGAGATCTTCGAGATAGTGCGAACTCTGAACAAGGAATCGGGCGTGAGTTTTCTGCTCGCAGAGCAGAACGCAAACCTGGCGCTGAAATATGCCGACTATGGCTACATCCTCGAAACGGGACGAGTCGCTCTGTCCGGTACGGCCGAGGAACTGCGTGCCCGCGATGATGTGCATGATTTCTACCTGGGCGGCGCGAAGTCCGCCGTTCCCCACTGA
- a CDS encoding ABC transporter substrate-binding protein, giving the protein MSILSKSIALAAGALMAAASLSAPVQAEDGAGQQLYPLFTYRTGPYAPSFIPFGAGNIDYLRYVNEVEGGVNGVKILIQECETAYTIERGIECYERYKGGYNGALTAAIYPHSSGLDVALTDKARIDKIPIVSPGGGQNIATDGRVFPYQYPLIFDYWSEAQIIVDYIAQQAGGYEKLKGVKIATLYHDSGYGRDTIEPLGILAKKYGFEDIQIPVPHPGEQQQAQWQQIRRAGADWVFLRGWGVMTPVAIKTAARVGFPADRIIGDIWSGSEDDARPAGAAAKGYLAVSVFPPGTDYGILKTLKENILDKGKSDLKDNSKFGTVYYNYGVIEAITFVEALRTGQKKFGNKPLNNEEGQWALENLNIDQNRIAELGAEGLISPLKTTIDNHKGETIAAKIIQWNGESWDTKTDWIKADSTLFADVIKAKAAAYAAEKGITPREAASN; this is encoded by the coding sequence ATGTCGATACTCTCGAAATCCATCGCCCTTGCGGCCGGAGCCTTGATGGCTGCCGCAAGCCTAAGCGCGCCGGTGCAGGCAGAGGACGGTGCCGGTCAGCAGCTCTATCCGCTCTTCACCTATCGCACTGGTCCATACGCACCGTCCTTCATCCCGTTCGGCGCGGGCAACATCGACTATCTGCGCTACGTGAACGAGGTCGAGGGCGGCGTGAACGGCGTCAAGATCCTGATCCAGGAATGCGAAACCGCCTATACGATCGAGCGCGGCATCGAGTGCTACGAGCGCTATAAAGGCGGCTATAACGGCGCGCTGACGGCCGCGATCTATCCACATTCGAGCGGTCTGGACGTGGCGCTCACAGACAAGGCGCGCATCGACAAAATCCCGATCGTCAGCCCCGGTGGCGGCCAGAACATCGCGACCGACGGCCGTGTGTTTCCCTATCAATACCCGCTGATTTTCGACTACTGGAGCGAAGCCCAGATCATCGTCGACTACATTGCCCAGCAGGCCGGCGGCTACGAAAAGTTGAAGGGCGTCAAGATCGCGACGCTCTATCATGACTCGGGCTACGGCCGCGATACGATCGAACCACTCGGCATTCTCGCGAAGAAATACGGCTTCGAGGATATTCAAATCCCTGTTCCGCATCCCGGCGAACAGCAGCAGGCACAGTGGCAGCAGATCCGCCGCGCCGGTGCCGACTGGGTATTCCTCCGCGGCTGGGGTGTCATGACGCCGGTCGCTATCAAGACCGCCGCCCGCGTCGGCTTCCCGGCCGATCGCATCATCGGCGATATCTGGAGTGGTTCGGAAGATGATGCCCGCCCGGCGGGCGCTGCCGCCAAGGGGTATCTTGCCGTCTCGGTTTTCCCCCCGGGCACCGACTACGGCATCCTGAAGACACTCAAGGAAAACATCCTCGACAAGGGCAAGTCGGACCTCAAGGACAACAGCAAGTTCGGTACGGTCTACTACAACTACGGCGTGATCGAGGCCATCACATTCGTCGAGGCATTGCGCACTGGACAGAAGAAGTTCGGCAACAAGCCGCTCAACAACGAAGAAGGCCAGTGGGCGCTTGAAAACCTCAATATCGACCAGAACCGCATTGCTGAACTCGGCGCCGAGGGTCTGATCAGCCCGCTGAAGACCACCATCGACAACCACAAGGGCGAGACCATCGCGGCCAAGATCATCCAGTGGAACGGCGAATCCTGGGATACCAAGACCGACTGGATCAAGGCGGATTCCACACTCTTTGCCGACGTGATCAAGGCGAAGGCTGCCGCCTACGCTGCGGAAAAGGGCATCACGCCGCGCGAAGCGGCCAGCAACTGA
- a CDS encoding branched-chain amino acid ABC transporter permease — protein MTTVQDNILDVGAASSVPSGSTLLRTALVIAGLAIAFGVVPAIATDYWLSSIIIPTIVMGLAGISLNLLQGYAGLVSLGSAAFMSVGVFSAYNLILRVPGLPLPLVLLLAGVIAAAVGIFFGLPALRIKGFYLGASTLGAQFFFQWLFTNYPWFSNNSQSLTISAPRLEIFGYGLQSPVGRYLLVATVTVLLIGLAFLVVKSRLGREWMAIRDMETAASVLGIRVARRKLQAYAVSSFFLGITGVLWGFAYLGTADAYTYNLDKSFQVLFIVLIGGTATIFGNFLGAAFIVLTPILLDHLVLASNVAYLSDQGAITNLQRVIFGAIIIFILIKEPDGLSAWIRRGVEALQARFRR, from the coding sequence ATGACCACCGTTCAGGACAACATCTTGGATGTCGGCGCTGCCTCCTCTGTTCCATCCGGCTCGACGCTTCTGCGGACTGCCCTCGTCATTGCAGGCCTCGCCATCGCCTTCGGCGTCGTGCCTGCGATCGCGACGGACTATTGGCTGAGCTCGATCATCATCCCCACAATCGTCATGGGGCTGGCTGGCATCTCGCTCAACCTTCTGCAGGGCTATGCCGGGCTTGTCTCGCTGGGTTCCGCCGCCTTCATGTCGGTCGGCGTGTTTTCTGCCTATAACCTGATCCTGCGTGTGCCGGGGCTCCCGCTTCCGCTCGTTCTGCTGCTGGCTGGCGTGATCGCGGCCGCGGTCGGGATCTTCTTCGGCCTGCCGGCGCTCAGGATCAAAGGGTTCTACCTTGGTGCCTCCACGCTCGGCGCGCAGTTCTTCTTCCAGTGGCTGTTCACCAACTATCCGTGGTTTTCGAACAACAGCCAGTCGCTCACCATTTCGGCCCCGCGTCTGGAGATTTTCGGATACGGCCTGCAGTCGCCCGTCGGGCGTTATCTGCTGGTTGCGACAGTCACGGTCCTGCTGATCGGTCTTGCCTTTCTGGTGGTCAAAAGTCGGCTCGGGCGTGAATGGATGGCGATCCGTGACATGGAAACGGCGGCGTCAGTGCTCGGCATCCGGGTCGCTCGCCGCAAGCTGCAGGCCTACGCAGTCAGCTCCTTCTTCCTCGGAATAACCGGCGTGCTCTGGGGCTTCGCCTATCTCGGCACGGCCGATGCCTATACCTACAATCTCGACAAGTCGTTTCAGGTCCTGTTCATCGTGCTCATCGGCGGGACGGCGACGATCTTCGGCAATTTCCTCGGTGCGGCCTTTATCGTGCTGACGCCGATCCTGCTCGATCATCTCGTGCTTGCCTCCAACGTTGCCTATCTCAGCGATCAGGGTGCGATCACCAATCTCCAGCGCGTGATCTTCGGTGCGATCATCATCTTCATCCTGATCAAGGAGCCGGACGGGCTTTCCGCCTGGATACGGCGCGGCGTGGAGGCACTTCAGGCGCGGTTCAGACGCTAG
- a CDS encoding branched-chain amino acid ABC transporter permease has translation MAYFLETLIAGLFAGLMYGLVAIGFVLIYKASGVFNFAQGAMVFLAALVFVTLVERGINFWVAFAATSALMIVTAVVIEALVLRPLRNRDPLTLFMATLGLSFVIDGAAQFFLGTDVHMLDIGIEDIAEDYGGLFISWFDIVASLIVIALVVVLAIVFSKTRMGVSLRAVADDTLAAQSIGIRLPVIWRIVWSVAGIVALIAGLLWGARQGVQYSLSLITLKALPVLIIGGFSSIPGAIVGGLIVGASEALADIYLGPLVNGSVSTWFAYILAVAFLLVRPAGLFGDRDIERV, from the coding sequence GTGGCCTATTTTCTCGAAACTCTGATCGCCGGTCTTTTTGCCGGTCTGATGTATGGCCTCGTCGCCATTGGCTTCGTGCTGATCTACAAGGCTTCAGGCGTCTTCAACTTCGCCCAGGGCGCCATGGTCTTTCTGGCGGCGCTGGTGTTCGTGACGCTCGTCGAGCGCGGGATAAATTTCTGGGTCGCCTTCGCGGCAACCTCCGCACTGATGATCGTGACGGCTGTCGTCATCGAGGCGCTGGTTCTGCGTCCGCTTCGCAACCGCGATCCGCTGACCCTGTTCATGGCCACGCTTGGACTCTCCTTCGTCATCGACGGCGCGGCGCAGTTTTTTCTCGGAACCGACGTGCATATGCTCGACATCGGCATCGAGGATATCGCCGAGGATTACGGCGGATTGTTTATCAGTTGGTTCGATATCGTCGCCTCGCTCATCGTCATTGCTCTCGTCGTTGTGCTTGCGATCGTCTTCAGCAAGACACGCATGGGCGTGTCGCTTCGCGCCGTGGCCGACGATACGCTGGCCGCCCAATCGATCGGCATCCGTCTTCCCGTCATCTGGCGCATTGTCTGGAGCGTTGCCGGTATAGTCGCTCTGATCGCCGGCTTGCTCTGGGGCGCGCGGCAAGGCGTCCAGTATTCGCTGTCGCTCATCACGCTGAAGGCGCTGCCTGTTCTGATCATTGGTGGCTTCTCCTCGATCCCCGGCGCCATCGTCGGCGGGCTCATCGTCGGCGCCAGCGAGGCGCTGGCCGATATCTATCTCGGCCCGCTGGTCAACGGCAGCGTTTCGACCTGGTTCGCCTACATCCTCGCCGTCGCATTTCTCCTCGTTCGTCCCGCCGGTCTTTTCGGCGATCGCGACATCGAAAGGGTCTGA
- a CDS encoding ABC transporter ATP-binding protein has protein sequence MTNLLELNDVSLSFRGVKALNSLSFTVAQGEICALIGPNGAGKSSLLNVINGVYRADSGDIVFDGSHFGAIRPGTAARLGIGRTFQHNALFRRLSVRENVLSGLSRRGEASFFENVFRFGRDRKERGDFSARAERVIAFLGLETYVGRIVSTLPYGIQKRVDLARALVSEPKLLLLDEPMAGMNQDEKQDMSRIISEVNRAFGTTIVLIEHDVGIVLGLASHIVVLDYGRKVADGAPDEVRNNPDVIAAYLGTVH, from the coding sequence ATGACAAACCTGCTTGAGCTGAATGACGTCTCGCTTTCCTTCCGTGGTGTGAAGGCGCTGAATTCACTGAGTTTCACGGTTGCCCAGGGCGAAATTTGCGCACTAATCGGCCCGAATGGCGCCGGCAAGAGCTCATTGCTGAACGTTATCAATGGCGTTTATCGAGCCGATTCTGGAGATATCGTCTTCGATGGTAGCCATTTTGGCGCGATCCGGCCGGGCACCGCCGCACGTCTCGGCATCGGGCGCACCTTCCAGCACAATGCGCTGTTTCGCCGGTTGAGCGTACGGGAGAACGTCCTTTCTGGCCTTTCCCGCCGCGGTGAGGCGAGCTTCTTCGAAAACGTCTTCCGTTTCGGCCGTGACAGGAAAGAGCGCGGTGATTTCAGCGCGCGGGCCGAACGGGTGATCGCCTTCCTCGGATTGGAAACCTACGTCGGGCGGATCGTCTCGACGCTGCCCTATGGCATCCAGAAGCGGGTCGATCTCGCGCGCGCCCTGGTTTCCGAGCCCAAGCTCCTGCTGCTCGACGAGCCGATGGCCGGCATGAACCAGGATGAAAAGCAGGACATGAGCCGCATCATCAGCGAGGTTAATCGCGCCTTCGGCACGACCATTGTGTTGATCGAGCATGATGTTGGCATCGTGCTCGGGCTCGCCAGCCATATCGTCGTCCTCGACTACGGACGAAAGGTTGCCGATGGCGCACCGGATGAGGTGCGCAACAATCCCGATGTCATCGCCGCCTATCTCGGCACAGTTCACTAA
- a CDS encoding LLM class flavin-dependent oxidoreductase, giving the protein MTRAIRFNAFDMNCVGHQSPGLWAHPRDKSWKYKDLDYWQDLARTLERGIFDGIFIADVIGYYDVYKGSNYHAIHQAAQIPVNDPLQLAAPIALATEHLGIGITASTSFEHPYTFARRIATADHHSKGRVGWNIVTSYLESGAKNIGEGGLRRHDNRYDVAGEYVEVLYKLLEGSWEEGAVVRDGDKRIFTHPEKVHEIGHKGKYFDVPGYSLTEPSPQRTPVLYQAGASGPGKSFAAQHAECVFVAAPTKSVLKAYVAEIRQRAAAAGRDPSKVYIYTLLTIITDETEEKAQKKFEEYKSYVSYDGSLVFMSGWSGIDFGQYAPTDLVKKVETNAIQSVVEHLAGGDKSWTIDELAQFGGIGGLGPVIVGSPERIADILQEWVEDTDVDGFNLAYAVTPDSFEDVVNFIVPELQKRGAYPTAYKPGTLREKLFGDGPYLPASHPGAGYRDIEAVKRREAGAVVTALKSAKG; this is encoded by the coding sequence ATGACCAGGGCAATCCGCTTCAACGCCTTCGACATGAACTGCGTGGGCCATCAGTCGCCCGGTCTATGGGCGCATCCGCGTGACAAATCGTGGAAATACAAGGATCTGGATTACTGGCAGGATCTCGCCCGCACGCTGGAGCGCGGTATTTTCGATGGTATCTTCATCGCAGACGTTATTGGCTATTATGACGTCTACAAGGGCTCGAACTACCACGCGATCCATCAGGCAGCGCAGATCCCGGTCAACGACCCGCTGCAGCTCGCAGCCCCAATCGCGCTCGCGACCGAACATCTCGGCATAGGCATCACCGCTTCGACATCCTTTGAGCATCCCTACACGTTTGCCCGTCGGATCGCGACTGCGGACCATCATTCGAAGGGTCGCGTCGGTTGGAACATTGTCACGTCCTATCTCGAAAGCGGCGCCAAGAACATCGGAGAAGGAGGACTGCGCCGCCATGACAATCGCTATGATGTGGCGGGCGAATATGTCGAGGTCCTCTACAAACTGCTGGAGGGTTCATGGGAAGAGGGCGCGGTGGTGCGCGATGGCGACAAGCGCATCTTTACCCATCCGGAAAAGGTTCATGAGATTGGGCACAAGGGCAAATATTTCGATGTTCCCGGCTACAGCCTGACCGAGCCTTCGCCGCAGCGCACACCGGTTCTCTACCAGGCGGGCGCATCCGGTCCCGGCAAGTCCTTCGCGGCTCAGCATGCCGAATGTGTCTTCGTTGCCGCGCCAACCAAGTCGGTGCTCAAGGCCTATGTGGCGGAGATCCGCCAGCGTGCGGCGGCGGCAGGGCGCGATCCGAGCAAGGTCTATATCTACACCCTGCTGACGATCATCACCGACGAGACCGAGGAAAAGGCGCAGAAGAAATTCGAGGAGTACAAGAGCTACGTCTCCTATGACGGCTCGCTCGTCTTCATGTCCGGCTGGAGCGGTATCGACTTCGGTCAGTACGCGCCCACCGATCTCGTCAAGAAGGTCGAGACCAATGCGATCCAGTCGGTGGTCGAACACCTGGCGGGTGGTGACAAGTCCTGGACCATTGACGAGCTTGCGCAGTTCGGCGGCATCGGCGGTCTCGGACCGGTCATTGTCGGTTCACCCGAACGCATCGCCGACATCCTGCAGGAATGGGTCGAGGATACCGATGTCGATGGCTTCAATCTCGCCTATGCGGTGACGCCGGACAGCTTCGAGGATGTCGTCAATTTCATTGTGCCGGAACTGCAGAAGCGCGGAGCTTATCCAACGGCCTACAAGCCGGGCACGTTGCGCGAAAAGCTCTTTGGCGACGGTCCCTATCTTCCCGCCAGTCATCCGGGTGCGGGATATCGCGATATCGAAGCCGTGAAGCGACGCGAAGCAGGTGCCGTCGTGACCGCCCTGAAGAGCGCGAAGGGCTGA
- the rpsU gene encoding 30S ribosomal protein S21 produces MQVLVRDNNVDQALRVLKKKLQREGIFREMRTREAFEKPSVKKAREKAEAISRQRKLARKKMQREGLLPSPKKKPGR; encoded by the coding sequence ATGCAGGTTTTGGTTCGCGACAACAATGTCGATCAGGCGCTCCGCGTATTAAAGAAGAAGCTTCAGCGGGAAGGCATTTTTCGCGAAATGCGCACGCGCGAGGCTTTCGAAAAGCCATCCGTGAAGAAAGCACGTGAAAAGGCAGAGGCAATCAGCCGCCAGCGCAAGCTTGCGCGCAAAAAGATGCAGCGTGAAGGTCTCTTGCCCTCCCCTAAGAAGAAACCTGGCAGATAA
- the ribB gene encoding 3,4-dihydroxy-2-butanone-4-phosphate synthase, with product MAISKIEDAIAALARGEMIVVVDDEDRENEGDIIVASEAVTPETIAFMMKYARGLICVAMEGQRLDALDIPLMVPQNTELHKTAFTVSVDYLPGTTTGISASDRAATVKALMDPEARSSEFARPGHIFPLRAHPGGVCARPGHTEAAVDLARMAGMAGSGVICEVANDDGTMARLPDLLLFAEVHKMPLITIQDLIQFMEQNMVSAA from the coding sequence ATGGCAATCTCGAAAATTGAAGACGCAATCGCGGCATTGGCGCGTGGCGAGATGATCGTCGTGGTGGATGACGAGGACCGCGAGAACGAAGGCGACATCATAGTCGCTTCGGAGGCGGTGACTCCGGAGACCATTGCTTTCATGATGAAATATGCGCGCGGACTGATCTGTGTGGCGATGGAAGGTCAGCGTCTCGACGCTTTGGATATCCCGTTAATGGTTCCGCAGAACACAGAACTGCACAAGACGGCTTTCACCGTGTCCGTCGATTACCTGCCCGGAACGACCACTGGTATCTCCGCATCCGATCGCGCCGCGACGGTCAAGGCTCTGATGGACCCCGAAGCCCGATCTTCGGAATTTGCCCGTCCCGGTCACATTTTCCCACTCCGCGCCCACCCTGGCGGTGTTTGTGCTCGCCCCGGTCACACGGAAGCGGCCGTGGATCTCGCGCGTATGGCTGGTATGGCAGGGTCCGGTGTGATCTGTGAAGTCGCAAATGATGATGGAACGATGGCTCGACTTCCTGATCTTTTGTTGTTCGCCGAAGTACACAAAATGCCGCTCATAACGATCCAAGACCTGATTCAGTTCATGGAACAGAACATGGTTTCCGCTGCGTAA
- the tpiA gene encoding triose-phosphate isomerase, with protein sequence MRKKLLVGNWKMNGLSSSLGEIKAMADAAERLTCGLVVVPPFTLIERASVVCCSSKLSVGGQDCHPQRSGAFTGDTSAEMLLDAGARYVILGHSERRSDHRETDNLVSTKAAAATQSGLVAIICVGETQEERDAGRTIEIVERQLAASVPAVATAANTVIAYEPVWAIGTGRVPTVAQIGEVHLAMYEALKQRFGGSGGSISLLYGGSVKPDNAASIFAVDYVDGALVGGASLKASDFVAIAEVLSAH encoded by the coding sequence ATGCGTAAGAAACTGCTTGTAGGAAACTGGAAAATGAACGGTCTCTCCTCGTCACTGGGAGAGATCAAAGCGATGGCTGACGCTGCGGAACGGCTGACATGCGGTCTCGTCGTCGTTCCTCCATTCACGCTCATCGAGCGCGCCAGCGTCGTCTGCTGCAGCTCGAAGCTTTCGGTTGGAGGCCAGGATTGCCACCCTCAACGATCGGGCGCGTTTACGGGGGACACTTCGGCGGAAATGCTTCTGGACGCCGGTGCGAGGTATGTCATCCTTGGTCATTCGGAGCGTAGGTCGGACCACCGTGAGACTGATAACCTGGTGTCAACTAAAGCGGCTGCAGCAACACAGAGTGGCCTGGTGGCCATCATTTGCGTTGGCGAAACGCAGGAAGAGCGCGATGCCGGGCGAACAATTGAGATTGTCGAGCGACAGCTCGCGGCCTCCGTCCCCGCAGTTGCCACCGCCGCAAACACCGTCATTGCGTACGAACCTGTATGGGCGATCGGCACGGGGCGGGTGCCGACAGTTGCGCAAATAGGAGAAGTTCATCTGGCGATGTACGAAGCTCTTAAGCAGCGATTTGGAGGCTCAGGAGGCTCGATCTCCTTGCTATATGGTGGGTCGGTAAAGCCAGACAATGCTGCATCAATTTTCGCTGTCGATTATGTGGATGGTGCACTTGTTGGGGGAGCATCGCTGAAAGCGTCCGACTTCGTGGCGATAGCAGAGGTGCTATCAGCGCATTGA
- a CDS encoding SDR family oxidoreductase, whose amino-acid sequence MSDIKLNAPKLFDLSGNVAIVTGAGSGIGQRIAIGLAQCGADVALLDRRTDDGLANTADFIARAGRRSIQIAADVTSGAALNEAVARTEAELGSLTLAVNAAGIANANPAEEMEETQFQTMMDINLKGVFLSCQAEARAMLKSGRGSIVNIASMSGVIVNRGLNQCHYNASKAGVIHMTKSMAMEWVARGIRVNTISPGYTATPMNTRPEMVHQTKLFEEQTPMQRMADVDEMVGPAVFLLSNASSFVTGVDLLVDGGFCCW is encoded by the coding sequence ATGTCTGACATCAAGCTCAATGCGCCAAAGCTGTTCGATCTTTCGGGGAACGTCGCGATCGTGACGGGTGCCGGCAGTGGTATAGGCCAACGCATTGCGATTGGACTTGCCCAGTGCGGGGCAGATGTCGCCTTGCTCGACCGCCGCACGGATGACGGTCTCGCCAACACGGCAGATTTCATCGCACGGGCAGGGCGTCGAAGCATCCAGATCGCCGCCGACGTTACTAGCGGTGCAGCGCTCAACGAAGCGGTTGCGCGAACCGAGGCGGAACTCGGTTCTCTGACGCTTGCCGTCAATGCGGCGGGCATTGCCAATGCCAATCCGGCGGAGGAGATGGAAGAAACCCAGTTCCAGACTATGATGGACATCAACCTGAAGGGCGTATTCCTGTCTTGCCAGGCGGAAGCGCGGGCGATGTTGAAGTCCGGACGCGGTTCTATCGTCAATATCGCCTCAATGTCCGGTGTTATCGTCAATCGTGGGCTCAACCAGTGTCACTACAACGCTTCCAAGGCAGGCGTCATCCACATGACCAAGTCGATGGCGATGGAATGGGTCGCTCGCGGCATTCGCGTAAACACGATCAGCCCGGGATACACAGCAACACCAATGAACACCCGGCCTGAAATGGTGCATCAGACGAAGCTGTTCGAAGAGCAGACGCCGATGCAGCGCATGGCGGACGTCGACGAAATGGTGGGCCCTGCCGTGTTCCTGTTATCGAACGCTTCGAGTTTCGTTACCGGAGTTGATTTGCTTGTCGATGGTGGCTTCTGCTGCTGGTGA